A window of the Virgibacillus pantothenticus genome harbors these coding sequences:
- a CDS encoding FecCD family ABC transporter permease: protein MIPSYLIRKQRIIILILGMLIFITSIIAISVGPASVSIDRLIPTILGDGTFKEDFVFFSIRLPRLIIIVLAGMALALSGAILQALTRNELADPGIIGINSGAGVAIAVFFLFMPIEVGKFVYMLPVVAFIGAMATAILIYLFSYQRKTGAKPVHLVLVGVGFSMALSGLMVVLTSGAKSEKVDFIANWLAGNIWGTDWPFILALFPWILILFPYTYMKSHQLNIFGMSEPVGIGLGMRVEKERVVLLMVAVALAAATVSVTGGITFIGLMAPHIAKRLVGPRHQLFLPITILIGAWLLLIADTIGRNALQPESIPTGIVVAIIGAPYFIYLLLRSK, encoded by the coding sequence ATGATCCCATCCTATTTAATACGAAAACAACGTATCATTATTCTTATTTTAGGAATGCTCATTTTCATCACTTCCATTATAGCAATTAGTGTCGGACCAGCTTCCGTGTCCATTGATCGCTTAATCCCAACTATCCTAGGGGATGGAACCTTTAAAGAAGATTTCGTGTTTTTCTCGATTCGCTTGCCACGACTTATTATTATTGTATTAGCAGGAATGGCGCTAGCACTTTCAGGAGCCATTTTACAAGCTTTAACACGAAATGAGCTGGCAGATCCGGGAATCATTGGAATTAACTCGGGGGCTGGTGTGGCAATTGCCGTCTTCTTTTTATTCATGCCGATAGAAGTTGGGAAATTTGTGTATATGTTACCGGTTGTCGCTTTTATCGGTGCTATGGCTACTGCCATATTGATCTATTTATTTTCCTATCAAAGAAAAACCGGTGCAAAGCCTGTACATCTCGTTCTTGTTGGGGTCGGGTTTTCCATGGCGTTATCTGGTTTAATGGTAGTACTAACTTCCGGCGCAAAAAGCGAAAAGGTCGATTTCATTGCAAACTGGCTAGCGGGAAATATATGGGGGACGGATTGGCCATTTATCTTAGCGCTGTTTCCCTGGATTTTGATTTTATTTCCATATACATACATGAAATCACACCAGTTAAACATTTTTGGGATGAGTGAACCGGTTGGAATTGGACTTGGCATGCGGGTGGAAAAAGAAAGAGTTGTTTTATTGATGGTAGCCGTTGCATTAGCAGCCGCTACAGTCTCTGTCACGGGTGGCATTACATTTATCGGATTAATGGCACCACATATCGCAAAAAGGCTCGTCGGTCCACGACATCAGTTATTCCTGCCAATCACTATCCTGATTGGTGCTTGGTTGTTATTAATAGCCGATACAATTGGCAGAAATGCACTACAGCCAGAAAGCATCCCAACGGGTATCGTTGTTGCCATTATCGGAGCACCATATTTTATTTATTTATTACTACGAAGCAAATAA
- a CDS encoding FecCD family ABC transporter permease, protein MEKEINHSAFTIKLVTAIILCLLTFLMATKMGAKETSFSDVFHAFFQQDHSESYSTIRDIRLPREVAVMFVGAALAVSGAIMQGMTRNPLADPGLLGLTSGANAALAFALALVPKVDTFGIMIACFIGAAFGAGLVFGIGSIQKGGFTPVKLVLAGAAISIFLQAVADGVGLYFKLSKNISLWTAGGAIGTTWQQLAIVVPFILVGLLIALTLSRQVTILSLNEEVAIGLGQETKRIRWLLFFVVVILAGAAVALVGNMAFIGLMIPHMVRAIVGVDYRQVIPISIFAGAVFMLLADLVGRTINAPMETPVVSIVAVLGLPFFLFVVRKGGRALQ, encoded by the coding sequence GTGGAGAAAGAAATCAATCATTCAGCTTTCACAATCAAATTAGTTACCGCCATTATTCTATGCCTCTTGACGTTTCTTATGGCTACAAAAATGGGAGCAAAAGAGACCAGTTTTAGCGATGTTTTTCATGCGTTTTTCCAACAGGATCATTCAGAAAGTTATTCTACTATTCGAGATATTCGCCTGCCAAGAGAAGTTGCAGTTATGTTTGTCGGTGCTGCACTTGCCGTCTCAGGCGCAATTATGCAAGGAATGACACGTAATCCTTTAGCTGATCCTGGATTACTTGGCTTAACGTCTGGTGCAAATGCTGCGTTAGCATTTGCACTAGCGCTTGTGCCAAAAGTGGATACGTTCGGCATTATGATTGCATGTTTTATTGGAGCTGCTTTTGGAGCTGGTCTTGTCTTTGGTATCGGTTCTATTCAAAAAGGTGGGTTTACCCCTGTCAAATTAGTATTAGCAGGTGCTGCAATCTCTATCTTTCTGCAAGCAGTGGCAGATGGTGTTGGCTTATATTTTAAACTTTCAAAAAATATTTCCCTTTGGACTGCCGGCGGTGCAATTGGTACGACATGGCAGCAACTAGCGATTGTGGTTCCGTTTATTTTAGTAGGCTTACTAATTGCATTAACTCTATCTCGCCAAGTAACCATTCTCAGCTTAAATGAAGAAGTAGCTATTGGTTTGGGACAAGAAACGAAGCGCATACGCTGGCTATTATTTTTCGTTGTGGTTATATTAGCTGGTGCTGCTGTTGCTTTAGTTGGTAATATGGCATTTATCGGCTTAATGATTCCACATATGGTACGAGCAATAGTCGGTGTGGATTATCGCCAAGTCATTCCTATATCTATTTTTGCTGGAGCCGTCTTTATGCTGCTAGCAGATTTAGTTGGACGAACGATTAATGCGCCAATGGAGACACCTGTGGTTTCGATTGTTGCTGTTCTCGGACTCCCTTTCTTTCTATTTGTCGTGCGAAAAGGAGGAAGAGCGTTACAATGA
- a CDS encoding iron-hydroxamate ABC transporter substrate-binding protein, whose amino-acid sequence MKKRFILLFSVIILLLSACNTNEEKKQEKAASENEKDTITYESENGPVEVPADPQRVVVLSQFAGNLIKLGVNIVGADSWAKDNPRFEELKDAATVSDDNLEQIIELEPDLIIGLSSAKNIDKLKEIAPTVTFTYGKADYLQQHIEVGKLVNKEEEARKWVENFEQEATEVGKQIKDKIGEDATVSVVEKFDKQWYVFGDNWGRGTEILYQAMGLKMPETVKKHALKDGYYALSEEVIPDFAGDYLIVSDQSGAKDTSYLESDIFQSIPAVQNDNVFVIDGKKFYFNDASTLEYQLEFFKGKFLGE is encoded by the coding sequence ATGAAAAAACGATTCATTCTGCTATTTAGTGTCATCATTCTTTTGCTAAGTGCTTGTAATACCAATGAAGAAAAGAAACAAGAAAAAGCGGCTTCAGAAAATGAAAAAGATACAATTACTTATGAATCCGAAAATGGTCCTGTAGAAGTACCTGCAGATCCACAACGTGTTGTTGTCCTTAGTCAATTTGCTGGGAACTTGATCAAGCTCGGTGTCAATATTGTTGGCGCTGATTCATGGGCGAAAGATAATCCTCGTTTTGAAGAATTAAAAGATGCTGCAACCGTTTCAGATGACAACTTGGAACAGATTATTGAATTAGAGCCAGATTTAATCATTGGTCTTTCTTCCGCCAAAAACATTGATAAATTAAAAGAAATTGCACCTACCGTTACATTTACTTATGGTAAAGCCGATTATCTACAGCAACATATTGAAGTTGGAAAGCTTGTTAATAAGGAAGAAGAAGCCCGCAAATGGGTAGAGAACTTTGAACAAGAAGCCACAGAAGTAGGTAAACAAATTAAAGATAAAATCGGCGAAGATGCTACGGTATCCGTTGTTGAAAAGTTTGATAAACAATGGTATGTATTTGGTGATAACTGGGGACGAGGTACAGAAATCCTCTATCAGGCCATGGGATTAAAAATGCCAGAAACAGTTAAAAAGCATGCTTTAAAAGATGGTTATTATGCCCTATCAGAAGAAGTGATTCCAGACTTTGCAGGTGATTATTTAATTGTTAGTGACCAATCTGGTGCAAAAGATACCTCTTACCTAGAGTCCGATATTTTCCAAAGCATTCCGGCTGTTCAAAATGACAACGTATTTGTCATCGATGGAAAGAAATTTTACTTCAATGATGCATCAACACTTGAATATCAGTTGGAGTTTTTCAAGGGAAAATTTTTAGGAGAGTAA
- a CDS encoding ABC transporter ATP-binding protein: MYRLTTNDLSVGYGKEPIVRNLSVEIPDSKITSIIGSNGCGKSTLLKAITRIIPYEEGSVLLDGSKIATMKTKDVAKKMAILPQTPDSASGLTVGELVSYGRFPHQNGLGRLKKADIDMIHWAMEVTAVLEFKHRTVDELSGGQRQRVWIAMALAQETDIILLDEPTTYLDMAHQLDVLQLLEQLNKEEGRTIVMVLHDINQAARFSDYLLAMRSGKIIQAGSPHEVLTKDMLRNVYEIDGEIATDPRTGKPMCITYDLIKQKEKQSYEKTIHSAI, encoded by the coding sequence ATGTATCGTTTAACTACAAATGACTTAAGCGTTGGCTATGGAAAAGAGCCAATTGTACGGAATTTATCTGTTGAAATTCCAGATAGTAAGATTACTTCGATTATTGGCAGTAATGGTTGCGGAAAATCGACTTTATTAAAAGCGATAACGAGAATCATCCCCTACGAAGAAGGCTCCGTGCTTTTAGATGGATCAAAGATTGCCACCATGAAGACAAAGGATGTCGCCAAAAAAATGGCCATTCTCCCACAAACACCGGATAGTGCAAGTGGTTTAACAGTTGGTGAATTAGTATCTTATGGACGATTTCCACACCAAAACGGTCTAGGACGACTAAAGAAAGCAGATATCGATATGATTCATTGGGCAATGGAAGTAACGGCTGTATTAGAGTTTAAACATAGAACAGTCGATGAGTTATCCGGCGGACAGAGACAACGTGTATGGATAGCGATGGCTTTAGCACAAGAGACAGACATCATTCTGCTGGATGAACCAACAACCTATTTGGATATGGCACATCAACTAGATGTTCTACAATTACTGGAGCAACTTAATAAAGAAGAAGGTCGGACCATTGTCATGGTCTTGCATGACATCAATCAAGCAGCTAGGTTTAGTGATTATTTACTCGCCATGCGTTCCGGGAAAATTATTCAAGCAGGAAGTCCTCATGAAGTACTTACAAAAGACATGCTACGAAATGTATATGAGATTGATGGAGAAATTGCCACAGATCCTCGCACAGGCAAGCCGATGTGTATCACCTACGATTTAATCAAACAAAAGGAGAAGCAAAGCTATGAAAAAACGATTCATTCTGCTATTTAG
- a CDS encoding NAD(P)/FAD-dependent oxidoreductase, whose protein sequence is MIHISDSDVYDVTIIGGGPAGLFSAFYSGLREMKTKIIEYHPFLGGKVNVYPEKIVWDIGAMPPLPGQQVVENMVEQGLTFDPKVVLNEEVVCIDKNETGLFIVKAASGNIHYSKTIIVAVGGGILNPKRLPLPNAIDFEETNLHYSVKNLKQFKNKRVLISGGGNSATDWAKELSGIAKEVYIACRSDFSCHESQITYLKNNSVVCFTQTQITELVANDAGDCIEKVAITNRESGVVQYIPIDDVIVNHGYDRDKSLLENSPLDIQISDNYFISGSSSSESSIPGLFAAGDILHHDGKLHLIAGAFQDAANAVNQAKLYLEPEATKTAMVSSHNEKLYKRNEKIVADLLNE, encoded by the coding sequence ATGATTCATATCTCTGATTCAGACGTGTATGATGTAACCATTATTGGGGGAGGCCCGGCAGGATTATTCTCAGCATTTTATAGCGGGCTACGTGAAATGAAAACAAAAATCATTGAGTACCACCCTTTTCTAGGTGGTAAAGTCAACGTTTATCCAGAAAAAATTGTTTGGGACATAGGGGCTATGCCTCCACTTCCAGGACAACAAGTCGTTGAAAACATGGTAGAGCAAGGGCTCACTTTTGATCCTAAGGTAGTGCTGAATGAGGAAGTTGTATGCATTGACAAAAATGAAACAGGTCTCTTTATTGTGAAAGCGGCCTCAGGAAACATACATTATTCCAAGACAATCATTGTTGCAGTGGGTGGTGGTATTTTAAATCCGAAACGTTTACCACTCCCTAATGCAATTGATTTTGAAGAAACAAACCTACATTATTCTGTGAAGAACTTGAAGCAATTTAAAAATAAGCGTGTATTGATTTCTGGCGGCGGTAATTCTGCAACGGATTGGGCAAAAGAATTATCAGGTATTGCCAAAGAAGTATATATTGCCTGTCGGAGTGATTTTTCGTGTCACGAATCTCAAATTACATATCTAAAAAATAATTCCGTTGTTTGCTTTACCCAAACCCAAATTACGGAATTAGTAGCAAATGATGCTGGCGATTGTATTGAGAAAGTAGCGATTACAAATCGGGAGTCCGGAGTTGTGCAATATATACCAATCGATGACGTCATTGTAAACCATGGTTATGATAGAGACAAATCGCTACTCGAAAATAGCCCGCTTGACATTCAAATAAGTGACAACTATTTCATATCTGGATCGAGCAGTAGCGAAAGCTCTATTCCTGGTTTATTTGCTGCTGGGGATATTTTACATCATGACGGAAAGTTGCATCTTATTGCTGGTGCTTTTCAAGATGCAGCAAATGCAGTGAATCAAGCTAAGCTTTATCTTGAACCTGAAGCAACGAAAACGGCAATGGTATCTTCCCATAATGAAAAACTCTACAAGCGAAACGAAAAAATCGTAGCGGATTTGTTGAATGAATAG
- a CDS encoding 3-oxoacyl-ACP reductase produces MDLKEQVVLVTGASRGLGAAIAKAFGETGAKVVVNYFMNKEKAEEVVEQIGNERALAIQADVRNLEEVNALFVKARNYFKKPITTIVNNALIDFTFNGELRNKLDSIKWNEFQTQFEGSVKAAFHTLQAGRADMVNQNFGRIINIGTNLVQNPVVPYHDYNTGKAALLGFTRSMAKELGPNGITVNMVSGGLLNKTDASAETPDAVFKLIKEETPLQKATTPEDVADVVLFFASPLSRAVTGQNLVVDGGLVMN; encoded by the coding sequence ATGGATTTAAAAGAACAAGTTGTATTGGTTACAGGAGCAAGTAGAGGGCTTGGAGCCGCAATTGCAAAAGCTTTTGGGGAAACTGGTGCAAAAGTAGTGGTCAACTACTTTATGAATAAGGAAAAAGCTGAGGAAGTAGTTGAGCAAATTGGCAATGAACGAGCGCTTGCTATTCAAGCAGATGTTCGTAATCTAGAAGAAGTAAATGCTTTGTTTGTAAAAGCGAGGAATTATTTTAAAAAGCCCATTACAACGATTGTTAATAATGCACTAATTGATTTTACATTTAATGGAGAGTTACGTAATAAGTTAGATTCTATAAAGTGGAATGAGTTTCAAACGCAATTTGAAGGAAGTGTAAAGGCCGCATTCCACACTTTGCAAGCAGGAAGAGCAGATATGGTGAACCAGAACTTTGGTCGTATCATAAATATTGGAACGAATCTTGTACAAAATCCAGTCGTTCCCTATCACGATTATAATACTGGTAAAGCTGCTTTACTTGGTTTTACTCGATCCATGGCTAAAGAGCTAGGTCCAAATGGCATTACTGTAAATATGGTATCTGGCGGTTTGTTAAACAAAACAGATGCAAGTGCTGAAACTCCGGATGCAGTTTTTAAGCTGATTAAAGAAGAAACGCCGCTGCAAAAAGCGACTACACCCGAAGATGTCGCTGATGTGGTTCTGTTTTTTGCCTCTCCCTTGAGTCGAGCCGTAACAGGACAAAACCTAGTGGTTGATGGCGGCTTAGTTATGAATTGA
- a CDS encoding class II histone deacetylase: MKKTGFIYDESYFWHQTGNGALNLSSGGWIQEDIHAENPETKRRVKNLLDRSKFIKEFQLIEPRTATKQDIEMNHDAAYIDRLKQLSDAGGGDAGEHAIVGPNSYEIALLSAGGVLTAVDAVMQGEVQNVYALTRPPGHHAEFGEGMGFCLVNNVAIGAKYLHKQYGLKRILILDWDVHHGNGTESAFYSNRDVLFISIHQENIFPKNRGEITYTGEGEGEGFNVNIELPAGTGNEGYQYAFEHVVEPIVNQFQPEFIFVSAGQDPSRFDPLGRMLVTAEGFYDMSLRMKQLAEKHCSGRLVACHEGGYSTAYVPFCTLKVMEALSGKKSGIDDPFDQGYHEGPLYPNQMEAVHKVIGVQRKYWDL; this comes from the coding sequence ATGAAAAAAACGGGATTTATTTATGACGAAAGCTATTTTTGGCATCAAACTGGCAATGGGGCATTAAATCTTAGTTCTGGTGGTTGGATTCAAGAGGATATCCATGCTGAAAATCCAGAAACGAAGCGTCGGGTTAAAAATTTACTAGATCGTTCGAAATTTATTAAAGAATTCCAGCTTATTGAACCGAGAACAGCGACAAAACAGGATATAGAAATGAATCATGACGCGGCATATATTGATCGGCTAAAGCAGCTAAGTGATGCAGGTGGTGGTGATGCGGGAGAGCATGCGATTGTCGGCCCCAATTCGTATGAAATTGCCCTATTATCGGCTGGAGGTGTGTTAACTGCTGTGGATGCTGTTATGCAAGGAGAAGTGCAAAATGTCTATGCTCTTACGCGTCCGCCTGGTCATCATGCTGAATTTGGAGAAGGGATGGGTTTTTGCTTAGTCAATAATGTCGCGATTGGTGCAAAGTATTTACATAAGCAATATGGTTTGAAGCGGATTCTGATTCTTGATTGGGATGTGCATCATGGAAATGGGACGGAGAGCGCTTTTTACTCTAATCGAGACGTACTCTTTATTTCTATTCACCAAGAGAACATTTTTCCGAAAAATCGTGGGGAAATCACGTATACAGGTGAAGGAGAAGGTGAGGGATTTAACGTAAATATTGAATTACCAGCCGGAACTGGAAATGAAGGGTATCAGTATGCATTTGAACATGTAGTGGAGCCAATTGTAAACCAATTTCAGCCAGAATTTATTTTCGTATCAGCTGGTCAAGATCCAAGCCGATTTGATCCTTTAGGAAGAATGCTTGTTACAGCAGAAGGATTCTACGACATGTCATTAAGAATGAAGCAGTTGGCTGAGAAGCATTGTAGTGGACGTTTAGTCGCTTGCCACGAAGGTGGATACAGTACAGCATACGTTCCTTTTTGTACCTTAAAAGTTATGGAAGCGTTATCCGGGAAAAAGAGTGGAATTGACGATCCATTTGATCAGGGGTACCATGAAGGTCCTTTGTATCCGAATCAGATGGAGGCGGTTCATAAAGTAATCGGTGTTCAGAGAAAGTATTGGGATTTGTAA
- a CDS encoding VOC family protein: protein MVNPISKEIGTIFIPVSNVEKARDWYCELLGLPADGEIKLGHLYVLSLDGINIVLDSKIYQPENIISTPLFHFNTNHIKDAYQYIHGKGVEVTTEIEHGHWFNFKDPDGNHLMICRC, encoded by the coding sequence ATAGTGAATCCAATATCAAAGGAAATAGGGACAATTTTTATTCCAGTAAGTAATGTAGAAAAAGCTCGCGATTGGTATTGCGAGCTTCTAGGTTTACCGGCTGATGGCGAAATAAAGCTTGGGCATTTGTATGTTCTATCTCTGGATGGGATCAACATTGTATTAGATAGTAAAATTTATCAACCGGAAAATATTATCAGCACGCCTCTTTTTCATTTTAATACCAATCATATTAAAGATGCTTATCAATACATCCATGGGAAAGGCGTTGAAGTAACGACAGAGATTGAGCATGGACATTGGTTTAACTTTAAAGATCCAGATGGGAACCATTTAATGATCTGTAGATGTTAA
- a CDS encoding DeoR/GlpR family DNA-binding transcription regulator yields MASIERQTKIMEILKKRKVISTRKLESLLYSSTSTIRRDLIELENQGRVIREHGEVRLSIPKNIDYSYESRLDEQVKPKYSIAEIASTFIGPNQAIFLDSSSTASFILPFLTEVDNLRIITNSVDLAPNLNKMPNISLFITGGEVIHGTNSILGNFAVNFLDNFYTDIAIFSCRGIDNIGSYEADYNQALIKQKMISNTKKTILLVDSSKFDTRHFFKLAHFSEIDHIITDKKPINNFLDNINDNCEVIWPDC; encoded by the coding sequence GTGGCAAGTATTGAAAGGCAAACGAAAATTATGGAAATATTAAAAAAAAGAAAAGTCATTTCAACTCGTAAATTGGAATCTCTATTGTATAGTAGTACTTCTACTATAAGACGTGACTTGATTGAATTAGAAAATCAAGGAAGGGTGATTAGAGAACACGGTGAAGTAAGATTATCAATACCTAAAAATATTGACTATTCTTATGAATCCAGGTTGGATGAGCAAGTAAAACCTAAATATTCAATAGCGGAGATAGCCTCTACTTTTATTGGACCGAACCAAGCTATCTTTCTAGATAGTTCCTCTACGGCTTCTTTTATTCTTCCCTTTCTAACAGAAGTTGACAATTTAAGGATTATAACAAACAGTGTTGATCTAGCCCCTAACTTGAATAAAATGCCTAATATCTCATTATTTATTACAGGAGGAGAAGTTATTCACGGAACAAATTCTATTCTTGGAAACTTTGCAGTAAATTTTCTTGATAACTTTTATACAGATATTGCTATTTTTAGTTGTAGGGGTATTGATAATATTGGCAGTTATGAGGCCGACTATAACCAGGCTTTAATTAAACAAAAAATGATAAGTAACACCAAAAAGACTATATTATTAGTTGACTCTTCAAAATTTGATACTAGGCATTTTTTTAAATTAGCGCATTTTAGTGAAATTGATCACATAATAACAGATAAAAAACCAATTAATAATTTTCTCGATAATATAAATGATAATTGCGAAGTTATTTGGCCCGATTGTTAA
- a CDS encoding L-fucose isomerase → MSLSYPKLGIRPIIDGRHGGVRESLEEKTMTMAQSAKELIENNLRYADGTSVQCILADRTIGGRGDAGAVDDQFKEENIVGTLSVTASWNYGTETLDLNPNTIKGIWGFNGTQRPGAVYVAAAMAAYAEKGYPTYKIYGEEIQDLDDDSIPKEVADQILSFAKGVFAVGQMQGKSYVNIGSSCMGIVGSQANDDFFNKYLGMTVEYVDMTEILRRIKLEIYDKKEYEKALAWIKKYCKEGIDINEGKDFPEIIEKSKVIPAEEDWEFIAKHAIITRDILYSNEKLAELGWEEEAKGRNAISGGFQGQRQWTDWLPNGDFTEAIMTSTFDWNGPRPVTAFATENDTLNGVSMLFGTLLTNKAPLFSDVRTYWSPESVERATGHKLEGKAKNGVIHLKNSGASALDWSGALTDEDDNPTMKEFWNMNEVDIEKVMDKVEWNRANYEYFRGGGFSSRFYTDVEMPMTMVRVNLVKGVGPTLQIAEGHSCVLDKGLSDILDERTDKTWPTTWFAPKLGAPGFETVYNVMDNWGSNHGASVYGHVGHEFITLASMLRIPVVLHNVEDERIFRPHSFTGFGTKENERTDFEACQEYGPLYK, encoded by the coding sequence ATGTCTTTAAGTTATCCTAAACTTGGTATAAGACCTATTATTGATGGGCGTCATGGTGGTGTAAGAGAATCTTTGGAAGAAAAAACGATGACAATGGCTCAGTCAGCAAAGGAATTAATTGAAAATAACCTTCGCTATGCAGATGGTACTTCAGTTCAATGTATTTTAGCAGATCGAACGATTGGTGGAAGAGGAGACGCTGGAGCTGTTGATGATCAGTTTAAAGAAGAAAATATCGTAGGTACACTTTCCGTAACAGCGTCATGGAATTATGGCACAGAAACATTAGACTTAAATCCGAACACGATTAAAGGTATTTGGGGTTTTAATGGTACACAAAGACCTGGAGCGGTTTATGTTGCCGCCGCGATGGCTGCATATGCAGAAAAAGGATATCCAACATATAAGATTTACGGAGAAGAAATTCAGGATTTAGATGATGATAGTATTCCTAAAGAAGTAGCAGATCAAATTTTATCATTTGCAAAAGGTGTATTTGCTGTAGGTCAAATGCAAGGAAAATCTTATGTAAATATTGGTTCCTCATGTATGGGAATTGTGGGGTCTCAAGCCAATGATGACTTCTTTAATAAATATTTAGGGATGACTGTCGAATATGTTGATATGACAGAGATTTTAAGAAGAATTAAACTAGAAATTTATGATAAAAAAGAATATGAAAAAGCATTGGCTTGGATTAAAAAGTATTGCAAAGAAGGTATTGACATTAACGAAGGAAAGGATTTCCCGGAAATCATTGAAAAGTCAAAAGTTATTCCTGCCGAAGAAGATTGGGAGTTTATTGCAAAGCATGCGATAATAACTCGAGATATTTTATACAGTAATGAAAAATTAGCAGAATTAGGATGGGAAGAAGAGGCTAAAGGCCGTAATGCTATTTCTGGAGGATTCCAAGGACAAAGACAATGGACAGACTGGTTACCCAATGGAGATTTTACTGAAGCTATTATGACTTCAACTTTTGACTGGAATGGGCCAAGGCCAGTTACTGCATTTGCGACTGAAAATGACACGCTGAATGGAGTTTCAATGCTCTTTGGAACTTTATTAACTAACAAAGCACCTCTATTTTCTGATGTAAGAACTTACTGGAGCCCAGAATCCGTTGAACGTGCTACAGGTCATAAATTAGAAGGAAAAGCTAAAAACGGAGTAATTCATTTAAAAAACTCAGGAGCCTCCGCTTTAGATTGGTCCGGTGCATTAACAGATGAAGATGATAATCCTACAATGAAGGAATTTTGGAATATGAATGAAGTTGATATAGAGAAAGTCATGGACAAAGTAGAATGGAATAGAGCCAATTATGAATATTTCCGTGGTGGAGGATTTTCATCGAGATTCTATACCGATGTTGAAATGCCAATGACAATGGTTCGAGTAAATCTCGTTAAAGGAGTAGGTCCAACCCTGCAAATTGCTGAAGGCCACAGTTGTGTTCTAGACAAAGGACTCTCAGATATCTTAGATGAACGTACTGATAAAACATGGCCAACGACTTGGTTTGCACCCAAACTAGGGGCGCCAGGGTTTGAGACTGTTTATAATGTAATGGATAATTGGGGATCAAATCATGGCGCTTCGGTTTACGGACATGTAGGACACGAATTCATTACCTTAGCAAGTATGTTACGTATTCCGGTAGTACTGCATAACGTTGAGGATGAAAGGATTTTTAGACCACATTCATTCACTGGCTTTGGAACCAAAGAAAATGAACGTACTGATTTTGAAGCATGTCAGGAATATGGTCCTCTATATAAATAA
- a CDS encoding L-fuculose-phosphate aldolase: MGLLEEERIQLVEYGKKLIDSGLTVGTGGNISIFDKKSGYMAITPSGMDYYKLQEEDIIIMDLNGKIMEGTLKPSSEYQMHLVVYQNRAEVNAMIHTHALYSTTISCLREDLPAIDYLVAHSGGKNVRCAEYAAYGTKELAENALKAMEGRKAVLLANHGINVVGDNLDEAFAITEQLEFCARLYWQSKAVGNPVILSDEEMDNMVTRFVTYGQQEE; encoded by the coding sequence ATGGGTCTGCTAGAAGAGGAACGAATACAACTTGTTGAGTATGGAAAAAAATTAATTGATTCTGGATTAACAGTCGGTACTGGAGGTAATATTAGCATTTTTGACAAAAAATCTGGTTATATGGCAATCACTCCTAGTGGTATGGATTACTATAAATTGCAAGAAGAAGATATTATTATCATGGATTTGAACGGAAAAATTATGGAAGGTACATTAAAACCTTCCAGTGAATATCAAATGCATTTAGTTGTTTATCAAAATCGCGCTGAAGTGAATGCTATGATCCATACCCATGCGTTATATTCTACCACAATATCCTGTTTGAGAGAGGACTTACCAGCTATTGATTATCTTGTGGCTCATTCCGGTGGAAAAAATGTCCGCTGTGCAGAATATGCGGCTTACGGAACGAAAGAGCTAGCTGAAAACGCACTTAAAGCAATGGAAGGAAGGAAAGCCGTATTACTTGCAAATCATGGTATAAATGTAGTAGGCGATAACCTTGACGAGGCATTTGCAATCACTGAGCAATTGGAATTTTGTGCCCGTTTATATTGGCAATCCAAAGCAGTTGGAAATCCCGTGATTTTATCAGATGAAGAAATGGATAATATGGTTACTAGATTTGTTACTTATGGACAACAAGAAGAATAA